GTGACGGTTTATGCGACTGACCTGGCTAGTCTAATGTTCTCCAGCTCCGTCttcttccctgaaagtgcagcagcagcagcaacagtttcTGCAGCTCTAATTGTTCGTCTCCTCGCCTCTGTCTTCACCCCAAAGCCTCTATATCTCCTCTAAGACTCTTCCAATCTCTATATATACGCCACAGGGTTAAAAATCCCGATAAAATCTTCACCTTTCCTCTCCCGCAGGTCACGGGATTTCTTTCTTTATAGCTTCTTTACGCGTCTCCCAAACCAAATCCAACGTCTCAGAATTTGCTTAAGATACTATTGAATCGAACAGCAAGCTTTACTTCCTTATCTCCACGTACTTTCCATGAATATAAACTTCTGATAATAATCCACCCATGTTTCCTTCAAATCGACTATCAAGCCCAAGTTAATCCAATCCAAATCCCTTACCAACCTTGTTTGGGTCTAATAAAGATATAGCAAAgaaatcagcgattgaatctctccctaGAATGCCCAAAAATCAAACCTTAAATTCTGTTGTTATAAcacttcttttcccgccaatttccaaATTCAAATGTAAGGGATGACCTCCTCCTTATCCAAcagtggtgtccctttagcagctgcctggaaatggatgccccttagtaattaggttaccccttatccatttgaggggtccgaatagcaagtgtcctccgggggtgccccgcgtaacttttcgagacgatttttccaaaaatgtttattggccaaaaatacctacgcacacataaaacaccataataagtacagaaatgagcactatcaatatatagaatcgagacaaattagacacaaaaatgtgtctatcattgtgTCGGACAGGGATAAGGTATTTTTCAGCCACTTTTGGCAGCATCTATTTAAATCTCTAGGTACTCAGTTAACCCTCAGCACTTCTTATCACCCACAAACTGATGGGCAAACTAAGAGAACAAATGCTTGCCTTGAGCAATATCTTAGATGCATGACTGGTTCAACTCCAAAATTGTGGCTCAATTGGTTGGCCTTAGCAGAATGGTGGTTTAACACAAACTACCACACTAGTCTCAAGATGACTCTGTTTCAGGCCTTATATGGTTACACTCCACCTCACTTGGCATTTCCAGTCCAAGCTACTACTTCAGTTGCTGTTGTTCATGACTACCTCCTGGAGAGAGATCACATGATCCAATTACTTAAGGAAGACCTCTCTAAAGCTCAGCACAGGATGAAACATTTTGCAGATAATCATAGAACTGACAGATCCTTTGTAGTGGGAAATTGGGTATTTTTGAAGTTGCAACCTTATAGACCGTCTTTTGTTGCTCTGAGAACCAATATGAAGTTGTCTGCTAAATACTTTGGGCCATTTGAAGTGTTACAGAGAATTGGAAATGTTGCTTACAAGCTCAAACTACCAGTAGAGTCCAGAATTCACCCAGTTTTTCATGTGTGTCAACTGAAGAAAAAGGTAGGCCAACATATTACCACTACACTGCCACCAGTTGATACTTCTGGTTCTTTCATAGTTACACCAATAGCAGTTCTAGATTCCAGACATATTCTCAGGGGCAACAATACAATTCTACAAATACTCATACAGTGGGCTAGAGCTCCTTCAGAAGATGCAACATGGGAAGATGCCAACCACATTCACTCACAGTTCCCAgattttatccttgaggacaaggatcttcCAAAGGAGGGGGTATTGTCATATAACTAGTAACACTTGAACCTAATTAAGGGTCTTTAACCTTTGGGCTTTGTTTCTTACGCACACAAGCCCATGTTGGGTACTCCCTTGTATTTAGTTTATTTCCTTAGTTAGGGTTACTCATTGGATGTTTACACCCGTTGGGTGATTGGTTAAAAAGAAGTCGGTTATTTATTGGTTGTGCTTGCTGTAAGAGAAACCAATGAGAAATTTAATGAAATTGAGGCTCTATCCTTAAGTTAGGAAGAGAAGGTATTGTTGTTAGTTAATCTGCAATTCTGTTTCATGACAATAAGCTATACCCGTTTATCTAAACTTATACCCAACTTCCCTATCCCAGTCTAAAACTTTCTACTTCAAtttcccttattttattttcttcttctccctcgtTTGTCAACAGATACATCGCGAAGCATCTGGGATACCTTTCACAGCCAATAAAAACATAAAGGATCTTGCAATATGAAATCAAGGGTGCACTAAGACATTTTCACAAGTCAAAACTACGACCCAAACTGAATATGCACTTGTAAGTCGTACCCACCATAAACGaagtccaacaaaaaaaaaatcatacaaagGATACATCTGCTTGGCACAATCAGTGATACCATAACAGTTCTTCATAAATGTACTGTCTAGACAGCAAAATGCATGAAAAGAAGAACATATATCGTTTTCCAGACAGTCGTATAAAATAAATTGGGTTTACTCGTGCGTTGGTCGTATAAATTTAAATGGGTAACTGGTTCATACGGTGCCTTAAATTAAAATGGGTAACTGAGATTGTCGTTTAGAAAAAGGGGTAATTCTAAGCACGTGCTATACTCTTACAGCATAACTAATTCCTGCAACTTCTTGAATTCTAACTGAATGCTCCCTGTCAAATATATTCTTAGACGAAATCCTGTAAAAAATAGGACCACAAGATAAGTTGTTAGTTTAATTCAATTTTATTGTCAATTGCAATTACATGCAACTAAAGATATTAGTCGAGCGATATATCCATCACACTGCAAACTCCGAACAATAAATAAATCGAGTATTAAAGCAAAATCACTGTAACTAACCCTCGGTTGCAGATTTAATAGACGTCGCTCATATCGTCCTCCTCTGCGAGCTTCCAAAATAGTCCAATTTTATCCATGTGAGCCATCCCAACCACTGCTACAACTTTTCCAGGAAAAATTCTAAGGTTCGTGAACATATACTTGTCTTTATCTTCACTCAACACCTCAGACTACACCATTTAAAGTggattcaacaaaaaaaaaatggtatctCTCTTCAAAGGAAAATGTTGAACGCAAACTACTGTATATTGTATTGCAagcagaaaagaaaacaaaaaccattcGCGAGTATAATTATATGGTAAAGTAGCAGTAACTTGCGTTAAGTTCTTTCTCAAAATGGATGTCTTTTCATGGTATAATTTAATTATGTATCTCGGGGGAACTTCAAACGAAATAGAGTATACCATAGAACTACAGACTCCTAGGTATCCCATTTTGTCTACTTTTACCACCAACTTAATGTCGGCCATTTGGTGTAAATTATTAAAAGTTATGGCTATGCAATCAGTTTTTAAACGAAATGTACTTTTGACAAAACTGGCATACTGATAAACTTCTTAAAAGGCAAGAAAGAAAACTCAATTTATTTTATATGATCAATATAGTTTCTAACCAATTtattatatataatatattaCAAAGCTTCCcagtgttggaaaacgattaataaaaaaataattttttaaagttttaataaaaaattataatttattgttttattttgtgaatgaaactttttagtcccacatcgtggagtttccaatttttagtagttttaagaaactatataaagcttttagtcccacatcggggagcttttcttcttaagttgtatttgtcaattatataaagaaattcactacttttgtaaaatctatgggaaaagggttgctctatattttagagggacccctaaggaaaaatattttagcgtttcttaagagttcatgatttttccttaacggttttttcggagttgccaagctcaagttgagcatctactacatatgctagtagtaggtgtagtagggtgttttatcctggagatatccgtcctgtgagggctatagcatcactcttgagtgtagccgggcgctaatgtcttaagggcaacgtgttgaacacgtgactcactctgtttttccaaagtttttccttgttgctgttgtggagatatgagaagctcgttcgtttcgtcaatcgatcaattccattataaaggagctaagtatcaataacttttgcttatttgatttttctttgtttttgattattgcacccaacaatcttaagacattattatttgtaataatcgaaaacgattgattggtttgtgaatcatggatgttaattgtggagtgaaaaaacaaaaacgaatttctggtcatctgtagagtttcaattttatcttttaatctaaaaggaatttcgatgaaccctttttacacaacgtagtagacatcctgatagttacccgcgtaaaatttcagaatttttggagttgtaaaagtatttttttgatattttacaaaacagaaaaacgtttctgaaaaattctgacgagcagaaaattgttgttaactaaattaatttttgtggaattactttctgatttggaattgtgatttgtgaataaaggtgtcatctccgagggacatggctaatagccgcatgtggttggaaacaaatcttccaaagatggcaaaggtgagaacatcgaacgcaactctaagcatggtcttcatgataaaggtatatttcgtaaacctgaatccggaattactttagttaagggtgagtgttatgtttgtaaaatttctggccacgcggcagtaaattgtagacaacataaaaaccttaataagtagaaagttaatgctaatttagttgaaacaaactagaacgagtttggtggcatgatgtcggaagttattttaataaccaatgtgagagaccagtaggtggactctggagccaccaagaatgtttgttgaaacagagacatgttcacctcctatcataggataggggatgtcgagaaactcttattgagtaactcatatgcaatagaggttgcataaaaggaaaaggtcgagcagaagctcatatatgtaatattctcacattgaatgaagttttcatgttccgagcatatgcgaaaatcttgtatcttgttctgttgtagatggaaaaatatttaagatcttaattgaatctggaaaacttgttgtaactaggcagtgattttttaagcaagagttataggactttgggtctatataagcttaacggaaaaactgatgatgtgaacgtagttgattcttgtgatatctttgtgtgattgattgttttacgtggtagacttggaaccgtaaacttataagtcaatgcttaactggctagcataggcttcatacccaaatttagtttggattttgaacacaaaagtgaaatctgtgaagaatcaaaatatgctataaaatcttttagcacaaatgttcagagtaattctaagcctttagaattaattcagttaggcctagttgacatgagttcaacccaaaaccactgtggtaaaagatggttataacttccgtagatgattgtacgaggtactatcttgtatacttgcttaggataaggatgacgccttagaagccttaagatgtataaacttgaagttggaaaccaattagaagccttgaacataacaaccgtatccttaaggagatgataatttccatgttgattagttcaggattacctgcggccttgtggggggaggcagtcctcttaactagtatatcctgaataaagtacccttttaagaatcagatgaaactccatatggtttatggaacggtagatgaccttcttatgaatgtgtcaaagtgtgggggagtttgactaagattgtaattcctcttcctaaaagaactagattgaaaccaaaaatgttgattgtgttttcgtatagggtatattgagtatacttctacaaatagatttttggttgtgtgttctgattttttctgacattggtgtgaatattattacggaatctagggatgctgagttctttgaacatgtttattctaaaccggtgccagctatatctatacattgtgttagccaagctataatagttaaagctaagaaataactaatctcaatcggcgttatttccattgattggataaagtccaaggagaatatcgcgtaatctttgacgaaaggtttgtacaaagagatagttaaaaatgcatcgagggggttggggcttaagctcatatattaaacttgccatgaaggatactcaaccttgctgactggagatcccatgatcaaggtttcgaatgagacaactaatttgtggtgggtaaaggtaaacactatcagagattttcattctctgtcccttccctatggtgtagacgtgatagtgtgactgcatgtggaggatgactttttaataagtcttaatgagttctatagtttcgatttaagattgaagtggggtgtagcagtaacactctttatggaaactcacctatctgaatgaggaagtgggtcgcttcctgtgagaatatgagatgattctctagagcattctgagaaacaggatacgtccagggccaaaacggcacgagcttggcagcaatcttggagatatcacccgtggttgttatcacgaattacatcaaatgctagcagttcaagacatagttcactgtctctagcaagtaattcatgtaatatctcactaagcaaaggttcaagacctcatggacacctctgcctaaaatggtatttcctgcgttttttatgtgattttcattttgatggttttggtattactggaacttaggacctaaaggtcactaagggttcactagttcatgctttttcactttggtgaaagatacctatagtctcaccatgtgagaattaaagatgaaagctctcaatactattatgatttatgcaatccatagtatgaccctggggtcaacacacttttgtgtgagggagaggacgtagaaatgactagtat
This DNA window, taken from Papaver somniferum cultivar HN1 chromosome 3, ASM357369v1, whole genome shotgun sequence, encodes the following:
- the LOC113360359 gene encoding uncharacterized protein LOC113360359; the encoded protein is MTGSTPKLWLNWLALAEWWFNTNYHTSLKMTLFQALYGYTPPHLAFPVQATTSVAVVHDYLLERDHMIQLLKEDLSKAQHRMKHFADNHRTDRSFVVGNWVFLKLQPYRPSFVALRTNMKLSAKYFGPFEVLQRIGNVAYKLKLPVESRIHPVFHVCQLKKKVGQHITTTLPPVDTSGSFIVTPIAVLDSRHILRGNNTILQILIQWARAPSEDATWEDANHIHSQFPDFILEDKDLPKEGVLSYN